A single genomic interval of Rosistilla ulvae harbors:
- a CDS encoding two-component system sensor histidine kinase NtrB has product MFEIQDGPIGRGIRRIAAGLAVLSLTSLLLTGKILLDVHHEHEIMARLVLHLPPSDAAAAEGLLGELRLDRMLTILLVVNLSGTTIALALVVRGYLSSERSLRAVKVLATDILASMDAGVITTDRNGRISSTNPRAQTLLGSPDNEGVGQYLSDLGDEHALLDSICSEVRTYHDAIRDRDYCVTSNGHRQTLRAGCTLLSNQQGEDIGTVLHVRDVTEKALIEERLRRMERYMGLGSLAAGLQHEIKNPLSAVSIHIQLLCEHLASEPYDPEVAELLDVLQTEVQRINNVLDGFRNYASMSEIGRSAVDVTLLIDKLVRLLRPQADQQQVKIKIESPPEMLGLIQADSVRLEQVFLNLALNAMAAMPDGGLLRFRVGQLNDQIRIDIADTGNGILPEIQSQIFDPYFTTRSEGTGMGLALCDKIIRQHDGSIDFRTSPDGTEFTVLLPRGTQE; this is encoded by the coding sequence ATGTTTGAAATTCAAGATGGACCAATTGGCCGCGGGATCCGGCGGATTGCTGCGGGGCTGGCCGTCCTGAGCCTGACGTCCCTGCTGCTGACCGGCAAGATCCTGCTGGACGTCCATCACGAACATGAGATCATGGCCCGCTTGGTGCTACATCTCCCACCCAGCGATGCCGCGGCGGCAGAGGGACTGCTGGGCGAACTGCGTCTCGATCGGATGCTGACGATCCTGCTGGTCGTCAATCTCAGCGGCACCACGATCGCTTTGGCGCTTGTCGTCCGCGGCTATCTGAGCAGCGAACGCTCGCTGCGAGCCGTCAAAGTTCTCGCAACCGACATTCTCGCCAGCATGGATGCGGGTGTGATTACGACCGATCGCAACGGGAGGATCAGCAGCACCAACCCGCGGGCACAAACGTTGCTCGGCAGCCCCGACAACGAAGGCGTGGGACAGTATCTTTCCGACCTAGGTGATGAACATGCTCTGCTCGATTCGATCTGCAGCGAGGTCCGCACCTACCACGATGCGATCCGCGACCGCGATTACTGCGTGACAAGCAACGGCCATCGGCAGACGCTTCGCGCCGGATGCACGCTGTTAAGCAATCAGCAGGGAGAAGATATCGGCACCGTGCTGCACGTTCGCGATGTCACCGAAAAGGCGCTGATCGAAGAACGGCTGCGTCGGATGGAGCGTTACATGGGACTCGGGTCTCTGGCCGCCGGACTGCAGCATGAAATCAAGAACCCACTGAGTGCCGTCTCGATTCATATCCAATTGTTGTGCGAACATCTTGCCAGCGAACCGTACGATCCGGAGGTCGCCGAACTGCTGGACGTCCTGCAGACCGAAGTCCAGCGGATCAACAATGTCTTGGACGGATTCCGCAACTACGCCTCGATGTCGGAGATCGGTCGATCGGCGGTCGATGTCACGCTGTTGATCGATAAACTGGTTCGCCTGCTGCGACCTCAAGCCGACCAGCAACAGGTGAAGATCAAAATTGAATCGCCCCCCGAAATGCTCGGCTTGATCCAAGCCGATTCGGTTCGCTTGGAACAGGTCTTCTTAAACCTGGCTCTCAACGCGATGGCGGCGATGCCCGACGGAGGTCTGCTGCGATTCCGCGTCGGCCAACTCAACGACCAGATTCGCATCGACATCGCCGACACCGGCAACGGGATCCTTCCAGAGATCCAATCACAAATCTTTGATCCCTATTTCACGACCCGCAGCGAAGGGACCGGGATGGGGCTTGCGCTCTGCGACAAGATCATCCGCCAACACGATGGCAGTATCGATTTCCGCACCAGCCCCGATGGAACCGAATTCACCGTGCTGCTGCCTCGAGGTACCCAGGAATGA
- a CDS encoding OprO/OprP family phosphate-selective porin, translating to MGYPLEQATRGRGWCRAVLASMGVVLLGSLTTLDAQEPVLLPAVTDQPQVESESNIQWELQRLQQQIDELRAGAVTPVVCSPDPIAKPKFPSVRVTGLIQTDALWFDQDEANRTTLGAGDPVRGDIQDGADFRRARLAATGQAWDNVSYMLEMDFGFPGRPSFMDVWLDIDDVVGSNNLRIGQFRQPFGMDGLTSVREMTFLERGLPFAFLPFRQIGATLYGCDSDEVMTWAVSGFRYPTDFNGGNIGDNGGYGMAARLTGLLMNNGPGRGLVHLGGGYSFVDPSNDSFQYRSQPEVGIFETGGGVPAAAPTFVPPFVDTGIFQANNSNLFNVEFATALGSFYSQSEFYFVVVDRPGQSTVGFTGAYSQVGYFLTGESRTYNSKGGVFGRVKPNHSVGRGGGLGAWEVAGRWSYLDLTDDDILGGTLNDLTAGLNWYINPFTKFQFNYIYAMLDNPIYGDSEAGIFAMRAQVDF from the coding sequence ATGGGATACCCTTTAGAACAAGCGACACGAGGCCGTGGATGGTGCCGCGCGGTGTTGGCGTCGATGGGTGTCGTGCTGCTTGGCAGTTTGACGACGCTCGATGCGCAAGAGCCTGTTCTTTTGCCAGCTGTCACCGACCAGCCGCAGGTCGAAAGCGAATCGAACATCCAGTGGGAACTGCAGCGGTTGCAGCAGCAGATCGATGAACTGCGTGCCGGGGCGGTGACGCCGGTGGTCTGTAGCCCCGATCCGATTGCGAAGCCCAAATTTCCTTCGGTGCGAGTCACGGGACTGATCCAAACTGATGCGCTTTGGTTCGACCAAGACGAAGCGAACCGCACGACGCTTGGTGCCGGCGATCCGGTTCGCGGAGACATCCAGGACGGCGCCGATTTTCGTCGCGCCCGACTGGCCGCGACTGGGCAGGCTTGGGACAACGTCAGCTATATGCTGGAGATGGACTTCGGGTTTCCCGGGCGTCCGAGTTTTATGGATGTCTGGTTGGACATCGATGACGTGGTCGGATCGAACAACCTGCGGATCGGTCAGTTTCGCCAACCGTTTGGCATGGACGGGCTGACAAGCGTCCGAGAGATGACGTTTCTCGAACGCGGTTTGCCATTCGCCTTCCTGCCGTTTCGCCAGATCGGTGCGACGCTGTATGGCTGCGACAGCGATGAAGTCATGACCTGGGCGGTTTCGGGTTTCCGGTATCCCACCGACTTCAACGGTGGCAACATCGGCGACAACGGCGGCTATGGCATGGCGGCTCGGTTGACCGGTCTGTTGATGAACAATGGCCCCGGTCGCGGATTGGTTCATCTTGGCGGCGGATACAGTTTTGTCGATCCATCGAACGACAGCTTCCAGTATCGCAGTCAGCCCGAGGTCGGCATATTCGAAACGGGTGGCGGAGTGCCCGCGGCCGCTCCCACGTTCGTGCCACCCTTTGTCGACACCGGCATATTTCAAGCGAACAACAGCAATCTGTTCAACGTCGAATTTGCGACAGCTCTCGGTTCGTTCTACTCGCAAAGCGAGTTCTACTTCGTCGTCGTCGATCGCCCCGGTCAATCGACTGTTGGGTTCACGGGAGCCTATTCGCAAGTCGGTTACTTTTTGACCGGCGAATCGCGGACCTACAACAGCAAGGGGGGCGTGTTTGGCCGCGTCAAGCCAAATCATAGCGTCGGTAGAGGCGGTGGTTTGGGAGCTTGGGAAGTCGCCGGGCGATGGTCTTATCTGGATCTCACCGACGACGATATCCTCGGCGGTACGCTTAACGATCTGACAGCCGGTTTGAATTGGTACATAAACCCCTTCACCAAGTTCCAGTTCAACTACATCTACGCGATGTTAGATAATCCGATCTACGGCGACAGCGAAGCGGGGATCTTTGCGATGCGAGCTCAGGTCGACTTCTAA